Proteins encoded by one window of Microcoleus sp. FACHB-68:
- a CDS encoding HMA2 domain-containing protein codes for MAAGNHTKFLPTMNGSTFKPLTQLIHTRVVSQTPGRLRLKVSEPHRKQGEMAEIVNALNAHPNVSEVRMNPQTGSIVVHHDNYHDTVENVFASLRDVGIIFGDIVLRKSVAANGVTDAVSDLNQRVSSLTHGVVDLRFLLPVGFGTLAVRQLMAKGLQFDIIPWYVLAWYSFDSFIKLHYTADPHKKNNYQPTGR; via the coding sequence ATGGCTGCTGGAAATCATACTAAATTTTTACCGACGATGAATGGCTCGACTTTTAAACCCCTGACTCAACTGATCCACACTCGCGTTGTGAGTCAAACACCAGGCCGGCTGCGGTTAAAAGTGTCTGAACCCCACCGGAAACAGGGCGAAATGGCAGAAATTGTCAATGCTTTAAACGCGCATCCCAATGTTTCCGAAGTGCGGATGAATCCCCAAACTGGCAGCATTGTCGTCCATCACGACAATTATCACGACACCGTTGAAAATGTCTTCGCCAGTTTGCGAGATGTGGGCATAATTTTTGGCGATATCGTTCTCAGAAAATCGGTCGCCGCAAACGGAGTCACGGATGCCGTTAGTGATTTGAATCAGCGAGTCTCATCCCTAACACATGGGGTAGTAGATTTGCGGTTCTTGTTACCTGTGGGATTTGGAACACTCGCCGTGCGGCAGTTGATGGCGAAAGGGTTGCAATTTGATATTATTCCCTGGTATGTATTGGCTTGGTATTCGTTTGATAGTTTCATCAAATTGCACTACACGGCTGATCCGCACAAGAAGAATAACTATCAGCCTACCGGACGTTAA
- a CDS encoding DUF5132 domain-containing protein, translating into MAIGEFFEEPGVLLEEAGAPGLAVGLGAVLLAPVLIPFVAGIGKPIAKAAIKGGIAIFEKTKGAFAEVGESVEDLVAEARAEMAEKQAQNIVNVETHSEPTTDYPGS; encoded by the coding sequence ATGGCAATCGGAGAATTTTTTGAAGAACCGGGCGTTTTATTAGAAGAAGCCGGCGCACCTGGTTTGGCGGTTGGTTTGGGTGCTGTATTGCTTGCACCTGTTTTAATTCCTTTTGTTGCCGGTATTGGCAAACCCATCGCTAAAGCAGCAATCAAAGGCGGCATTGCTATCTTTGAAAAAACCAAAGGCGCATTTGCCGAAGTAGGCGAATCTGTTGAGGATCTCGTCGCTGAAGCCAGGGCAGAAATGGCTGAAAAACAAGCGCAAAACATCGTAAACGTGGAAACCCATTCTGAGCCGACAACCGATTATCCCGGCAGCTAG
- a CDS encoding HMA2 domain-containing protein, whose amino-acid sequence MAEQTAQTEQSKIQVVHAIPGRVRLRVTGKDMEPALDILAQQLRQEDGVYEVGTNEATGSAVIAFDANRLPLAHLLEGLQHWGVNVSMTNIESGNTVTASNTQQQTANQKDPFAAWKSPAYWKKQGRSFLPIIAGLMVTRGFGLLGWRALFAYIITANTTRQIIDQLDTETPVIVPAASPKAAATIPTPKSNGKSAPAPVETPSVASASAITYKMIHAIPGRVRFGVPRIAEDPQYARRLEKLIESAQGVTGIRINSQAASIAITYDIRAVTDVEMRSHLAELIQSADETKGVSYVATAPAPTLTVVPPIPQPEPSTPPPPPEPTLTSEMPVSQPAPPANVETDEPADSPPDDLEGSSDDTQEATDESAQVEPVVLEADKEIELATDEPVEPVALEADKQAEAASDEPAQVKPVSKGGGSKPKKAPNKPAKFQSALEVVHEEFHAVAAPDQIVTEETMHEPALSPPVLETAIQMSQVVDEPALPPPLLETAIQMSEVVDEPALPPPLLETAIQMSEVVDEPALSPPALEANLEETSNSMPVPEASIKEKASLFYCLKQTARSTFQFLNKGQPLYNALALGWREAGMIRLKAIASLQMDNSPELDLRVE is encoded by the coding sequence ATGGCTGAGCAGACAGCGCAAACCGAACAAAGCAAAATCCAAGTGGTGCACGCGATTCCGGGTCGTGTGCGGCTGCGCGTCACCGGCAAGGATATGGAGCCGGCATTGGATATCCTAGCGCAACAGCTACGGCAGGAAGACGGTGTTTATGAAGTGGGCACAAATGAGGCAACCGGCAGCGCAGTGATTGCCTTTGATGCCAACCGGCTACCCTTGGCACACTTGTTAGAAGGACTTCAGCATTGGGGAGTAAATGTCAGTATGACAAACATCGAAAGTGGTAACACAGTTACTGCAAGCAACACGCAACAACAGACGGCGAACCAGAAAGATCCGTTTGCGGCGTGGAAGTCACCCGCTTACTGGAAAAAGCAGGGCCGGTCATTCCTCCCCATTATTGCAGGACTAATGGTGACAAGAGGGTTCGGGCTGTTAGGCTGGAGAGCGCTGTTTGCCTATATTATTACGGCCAATACCACTCGCCAGATTATCGACCAACTGGACACGGAAACGCCAGTTATAGTGCCGGCAGCCAGTCCCAAAGCCGCCGCTACCATTCCCACTCCAAAATCGAATGGAAAATCAGCACCGGCACCTGTAGAAACGCCCTCGGTTGCGTCTGCTTCAGCGATCACCTATAAAATGATCCACGCAATCCCCGGACGAGTGCGGTTTGGGGTGCCTCGCATCGCCGAAGATCCTCAATATGCGCGGCGTCTGGAAAAGTTAATAGAATCCGCACAGGGTGTCACCGGCATTCGTATCAACTCGCAGGCAGCGTCTATTGCGATTACTTATGATATTCGTGCCGTTACCGATGTGGAAATGCGTTCCCATCTTGCCGAACTGATTCAATCTGCCGATGAGACAAAAGGTGTAAGCTACGTCGCTACAGCACCGGCACCCACTCTTACAGTCGTCCCGCCTATCCCGCAACCGGAACCCTCAACACCACCCCCACCGCCGGAACCTACTCTGACAAGCGAGATGCCTGTGTCACAACCGGCACCCCCAGCAAACGTCGAAACAGATGAGCCGGCAGACTCTCCACCTGATGATTTAGAAGGATCGAGTGACGACACGCAAGAGGCAACCGATGAGTCGGCACAGGTTGAACCTGTTGTTTTAGAAGCTGATAAAGAAATAGAACTGGCAACTGATGAGCCGGTTGAACCTGTTGCTTTAGAAGCTGACAAACAGGCAGAAGCAGCAAGCGATGAGCCGGCACAGGTTAAACCCGTTTCTAAAGGAGGCGGCAGTAAACCAAAAAAGGCACCGAATAAGCCGGCAAAATTTCAATCAGCTTTAGAAGTTGTTCATGAAGAATTTCACGCAGTTGCTGCACCCGATCAGATTGTGACTGAAGAGACGATGCATGAGCCGGCACTTTCGCCACCTGTCTTAGAAACTGCAATACAAATGTCCCAGGTTGTGGATGAGCCGGCACTTCCGCCACCTCTTTTAGAAACTGCAATACAAATGTCCGAAGTTGTGGATGAGCCGGCACTTCCGCCACCTCTTTTAGAAACTGCAATACAAATGTCCGAGGTTGTTGATGAGCCGGCACTTTCGCCACCAGCCTTAGAAGCCAATCTTGAAGAGACAAGCAATTCAATGCCGGTGCCTGAAGCATCAATTAAAGAAAAAGCTAGCTTGTTTTATTGCCTTAAGCAAACCGCTCGATCCACATTCCAGTTCTTAAACAAGGGACAACCCCTATACAACGCCTTAGCTTTAGGCTGGAGAGAGGCCGGCATGATTCGCTTAAAAGCGATCGCTTCGCTTCAGATGGACAACTCACCTGAGTTGGATCTCCGAGTTGAGTAA
- a CDS encoding PAS domain-containing protein, with translation MNLSPRFLLIDENLNDSVLTLRLLEEEFANLQVKQLSNAEDFYQVLEEFDFDLVVTECRLGEIEGRQILKAVKNRYPNSPAIVFTGSGSEVIAVEVMKAGADDYIIKSPNCNSGLTKAVRSALEDSKQQRAEQEAESVYRSLFDRVPVGLYRTAPCGQILDANPAMVQMLGYPNRETLLAVNAGNFLINTKTLGRWQVLMEREGIVRDFEAQVRRYDGTQIWIKNSVRAVKDPQEQLLYYEGSIEDVTSRVQAQDALKLSEQRFRLAIQHSPIVVFNQDQNLRYTWIDNPQMGYSVGEFLGQTDIDLFAPPDGQRLHEMKRQVVETGIGLREEVRASLLNGQAFYYDLIVEPLRDYHGKIVGITGAAMEITQRKQVAEEREQLLQEIDQQRRLFQMVVDNVPAGIAVLDGKDLRVKWANQTYGQFLEEPFCSADITGVRLQDYLPGSEENGLADIFRRTAATGEAHIDPEYEMVGFARGVTYWRWSLLPLFSSGQVNPDLMVLAIEITEQVLARKQLEELAIQTEANLAQLQAILIGMTDGLVIADLNGKVLDMNPAALQLHGFARLEECLQHLHEFDQIFEVRDLEGKTLPVEEWPLGRVVRGETFSKLEVQVRHKDTDSVWIASYAGTQVRNYAGESILAILTVRDITTQKQIEAERSRLLSEQRRQREFLETLVENAPIGIAAVKGADHRYILANPTYNAIPGVVNRSVVGQTVAEVFPLSAARSAGVFIEDVYRTGKSVIVRNYQVCAGSGGKQTYWNIDHVPLFGLEDQVDCVLILAQEVTETVLIQRRLAFLSDASALLAASLDCEFTLANVARLAVLHLADWCEVDLLDENQSIRRVAMVHQNPDKEQLLQDYASDLQATLGVAQVLSTGKARIWAEATDWACQPEISEAGRALPIEQLSIKSAMCVPLTARGRTLGAICFVSAESGRQYGTAELTLAEELGRRAAFAVDNARLYREAEEANRMKDEFLATLSHELRTPLSAIFGWARLLRGGQLDAATSARAFEAIERNARAQTQLIEDLLDVSRIIRGQLQLNVEPVNLATVIAAATDAVLLAAEAKGIELSSAIDPRVEIFFGDPDRLQQVVWNLLSNAIKFTPRGGRVRVMLECTADSRTGRPYVQIQVSDTGKGIPPAFLPFVFERFRQADSTSIRLHGGLGLGLAIVRHLVELHGGTVSVDSAGEGEGATFTVQLPLMGSYGAAEVSKTGNWGSEGDNECQVPLTASPASEAPLPLDGLRALVVDDEADALEVVTAALEQYGAQVSAVSSAGEALVEIERLWPDILISDIAMPRQDGYALIQKVRVLEEERALKGEEIASVPAVALTAYAREQDRQQALSAGYQIHLAKPIEPAKLVAIVAQLTGRTL, from the coding sequence ATGAACTTATCTCCGCGCTTCTTGCTCATTGACGAAAATCTAAATGACAGTGTTTTAACACTGCGCCTGCTGGAAGAGGAATTTGCGAACCTTCAGGTAAAACAACTTAGCAATGCAGAAGACTTTTACCAAGTGCTGGAGGAATTTGACTTTGACTTGGTAGTTACCGAGTGCCGGCTGGGCGAGATCGAGGGCCGGCAAATTCTCAAAGCCGTGAAAAATCGCTATCCCAACAGTCCGGCAATTGTGTTCACCGGCAGTGGTAGCGAAGTAATCGCCGTAGAGGTCATGAAAGCCGGAGCCGATGACTATATCATAAAATCGCCCAATTGCAACAGCGGTTTAACAAAAGCAGTTCGTTCAGCGTTAGAGGACTCAAAACAGCAACGGGCGGAACAAGAAGCTGAAAGCGTATATCGCAGCTTATTTGACCGCGTGCCGGTGGGACTGTATCGCACTGCCCCATGTGGGCAAATCCTCGACGCCAACCCAGCAATGGTGCAGATGCTAGGCTATCCCAACCGGGAAACCCTGCTAGCAGTTAACGCCGGCAATTTCCTGATCAACACCAAAACCCTCGGACGCTGGCAAGTTTTGATGGAACGCGAGGGAATCGTCCGGGATTTTGAAGCCCAAGTGCGCCGGTATGATGGCACACAAATTTGGATAAAAAACAGTGTGCGAGCCGTTAAAGATCCTCAAGAGCAACTCCTCTACTATGAAGGATCTATTGAGGATGTGACTTCACGCGTGCAAGCGCAAGACGCCCTCAAATTGAGCGAACAGCGATTCCGGCTCGCCATCCAACACTCACCCATTGTCGTCTTCAATCAAGACCAAAACTTGCGCTACACCTGGATTGACAACCCGCAGATGGGGTACTCTGTCGGGGAATTTTTGGGACAGACGGATATCGATTTGTTTGCACCACCCGACGGCCAGCGCCTCCATGAAATGAAGCGCCAAGTTGTGGAAACCGGCATCGGGTTACGAGAAGAAGTCCGTGCCTCTCTCCTCAACGGACAGGCTTTTTACTATGACTTAATCGTTGAACCCCTGCGCGATTATCACGGCAAGATCGTCGGCATCACCGGCGCAGCAATGGAAATTACCCAGCGCAAGCAGGTAGCCGAAGAACGAGAGCAACTGCTGCAAGAAATTGATCAACAGCGCCGGCTGTTTCAAATGGTCGTCGATAACGTACCTGCCGGCATCGCTGTACTTGATGGCAAAGATTTGCGGGTCAAGTGGGCCAACCAGACTTACGGGCAATTTTTAGAAGAACCTTTTTGCAGCGCAGATATCACCGGAGTGCGTCTGCAAGATTACCTCCCCGGTTCCGAAGAGAATGGCTTAGCCGATATTTTCCGCCGCACAGCCGCCACAGGGGAAGCCCACATAGACCCAGAATACGAAATGGTGGGCTTTGCGCGGGGCGTCACCTACTGGCGCTGGTCGCTGCTGCCCTTGTTTTCATCAGGGCAAGTGAACCCTGATCTGATGGTCTTGGCCATAGAAATTACCGAACAGGTCTTGGCCCGCAAACAACTCGAAGAACTGGCCATACAAACTGAAGCCAACCTCGCTCAACTCCAAGCGATCCTCATCGGCATGACAGATGGGTTAGTCATCGCCGATCTCAACGGGAAGGTTTTAGACATGAACCCCGCCGCGTTGCAACTGCATGGTTTTGCTCGGCTAGAAGAGTGCCTACAGCACCTGCACGAGTTTGACCAAATCTTTGAAGTGCGTGACTTGGAAGGGAAAACACTGCCGGTTGAAGAGTGGCCCTTAGGACGGGTGGTGCGGGGAGAAACCTTTTCCAAACTAGAAGTGCAAGTGCGGCACAAAGACACCGACAGCGTCTGGATCGCTTCCTACGCAGGCACACAGGTGCGGAACTATGCCGGTGAGAGCATTTTGGCAATTTTGACAGTGCGAGACATCACAACCCAAAAACAAATAGAGGCAGAACGCTCCAGGCTGCTGAGCGAACAGCGCCGGCAGCGCGAGTTTTTGGAAACGTTGGTGGAAAACGCCCCCATTGGCATCGCGGCAGTCAAAGGTGCCGACCATCGCTACATTTTGGCAAACCCAACCTATAATGCCATTCCCGGTGTGGTGAATCGCTCAGTCGTGGGTCAGACTGTGGCTGAAGTTTTCCCACTGTCTGCCGCTAGAAGCGCCGGGGTGTTCATCGAAGACGTTTACCGTACCGGCAAGAGCGTAATCGTCCGCAATTATCAAGTTTGTGCCGGTTCGGGAGGCAAGCAAACCTACTGGAACATCGATCACGTGCCTCTGTTCGGGCTTGAGGATCAAGTCGATTGTGTGCTGATTTTGGCTCAAGAAGTCACAGAGACGGTGTTGATCCAAAGGAGACTTGCCTTTCTGTCTGATGCGAGTGCCCTTCTCGCTGCCTCCCTAGATTGTGAATTCACCCTCGCCAATGTCGCCCGCCTTGCGGTACTCCATCTTGCTGACTGGTGTGAGGTTGATCTGCTGGATGAAAACCAGTCGATCCGGCGCGTAGCGATGGTGCATCAGAACCCAGACAAGGAGCAGTTGCTTCAAGACTATGCCAGCGATTTGCAGGCAACCCTCGGTGTCGCCCAAGTATTAAGCACCGGCAAGGCGCGGATCTGGGCGGAGGCGACAGACTGGGCGTGCCAACCAGAAATTAGTGAGGCAGGCCGCGCCTTGCCAATTGAGCAATTGAGCATCAAATCTGCGATGTGCGTCCCCTTAACGGCCCGTGGGCGAACCCTAGGTGCGATCTGCTTTGTTTCAGCAGAATCAGGCCGGCAATACGGTACGGCTGAGTTGACGCTGGCTGAAGAGTTGGGCCGCCGTGCTGCCTTTGCGGTGGATAATGCAAGGCTTTACCGCGAGGCAGAGGAAGCGAACCGGATGAAAGATGAGTTTCTAGCCACGCTTTCCCACGAGTTGCGGACACCCCTGAGTGCGATTTTTGGTTGGGCACGGCTGCTGCGGGGCGGACAGTTGGACGCGGCAACCAGCGCCCGCGCTTTTGAGGCAATTGAGCGTAATGCACGGGCGCAAACCCAGCTGATTGAGGATTTGCTGGATGTGTCGCGGATCATTCGCGGTCAACTTCAGCTGAATGTTGAGCCGGTGAATCTCGCTACCGTCATTGCAGCCGCCACCGATGCAGTGCTGCTAGCGGCGGAGGCTAAAGGAATTGAACTTTCCTCAGCCATTGATCCTAGGGTTGAGATTTTCTTTGGCGATCCAGACCGGCTCCAGCAAGTTGTTTGGAATCTGCTATCTAATGCGATCAAGTTTACCCCCAGAGGCGGGCGTGTCAGGGTGATGCTTGAGTGTACTGCGGACTCCCGGACGGGTCGCCCTTATGTTCAGATTCAAGTCAGCGACACCGGCAAGGGCATTCCTCCGGCGTTTCTGCCGTTTGTTTTTGAACGCTTCAGACAGGCAGACAGCACCAGCATCCGGCTTCACGGGGGTTTGGGTTTGGGTTTGGCAATTGTGCGTCATTTGGTGGAATTGCATGGCGGGACGGTTAGCGTAGACAGTGCCGGTGAGGGAGAGGGGGCAACGTTTACGGTGCAGTTGCCACTGATGGGCAGTTATGGTGCAGCAGAGGTTAGCAAAACCGGCAATTGGGGCAGTGAAGGCGACAATGAGTGCCAAGTTCCACTCACTGCTTCCCCTGCTTCCGAAGCGCCTCTGCCTCTCGATGGCTTGCGAGCACTGGTTGTGGATGATGAAGCGGATGCCCTTGAGGTTGTAACAGCGGCGCTGGAACAGTACGGTGCTCAGGTGAGTGCGGTTAGCAGTGCCGGTGAGGCGCTAGTTGAGATTGAGCGGTTGTGGCCTGATATCCTGATCAGTGATATTGCGATGCCGAGACAGGATGGTTATGCGCTGATTCAAAAAGTGAGAGTGCTTGAGGAAGAACGTGCTTTGAAGGGTGAGGAAATTGCCTCGGTGCCGGCGGTGGCACTGACTGCCTACGCCCGCGAACAAGACCGGCAACAAGCGCTTTCAGCCGGCTATCAAATTCACTTAGCGAAGCCAATTGAGCCGGCCAAGTTAGTGGCAATTGTTGCTCAGCTAACCGGACGAACTTTATAA
- a CDS encoding opioid growth factor receptor-related protein: MLKISEAPTEPIIAQNSFSVSGTAHLGDAGKTVFLTVDRQFKIAGSAVTSAGTWQIEIAFLQPGNHHLEITLDADKVELAIRVIAEVLVGFYLGQQPDSEGRTIQEIWSWNYQKLENKHDYIQWLFPLQERSRYNRKAPILNDEIIQEFRTNTVLRIHLLKSLKVMLSFYGLECLNPDSENLEITRSEAYSERKQEWINLGNHNYLRLTRILTCLKLLGLENYAQALFECLEKIYKQEGKKIGSESFNYWRNAIR, encoded by the coding sequence ATGCTGAAAATCTCGGAAGCGCCGACTGAACCGATTATTGCTCAAAACAGTTTTTCTGTTTCTGGAACTGCCCATCTTGGTGATGCCGGTAAGACAGTGTTTTTAACCGTTGATCGCCAATTTAAAATTGCCGGTTCTGCCGTCACATCTGCAGGAACTTGGCAAATTGAGATAGCCTTCCTGCAACCGGGCAATCACCATCTGGAAATTACCCTTGATGCTGATAAAGTTGAGTTAGCGATTCGGGTTATTGCCGAAGTTCTTGTGGGGTTTTATCTCGGCCAACAACCCGACTCAGAAGGGCGAACGATTCAAGAAATTTGGTCATGGAATTACCAAAAGCTTGAAAATAAACATGATTACATTCAATGGCTTTTTCCCCTGCAAGAGAGAAGCCGGTATAACCGAAAAGCACCCATATTAAATGATGAAATTATTCAAGAATTCAGAACCAATACCGTTTTAAGAATTCATTTGCTTAAATCGCTAAAAGTTATGTTGAGTTTCTACGGGTTAGAGTGTCTTAATCCTGATAGTGAGAATCTAGAAATAACCCGGTCTGAGGCTTACAGCGAAAGAAAACAAGAATGGATTAATCTGGGGAATCACAATTACCTACGCTTAACTAGAATTTTAACTTGTCTAAAACTTCTGGGATTGGAAAACTACGCACAAGCTCTTTTTGAATGTTTAGAAAAAATTTACAAACAAGAGGGCAAAAAAATTGGAAGTGAAAGTTTTAATTACTGGAGAAATGCCATTAGATGA
- a CDS encoding queuosine precursor transporter, producing the protein MSPSGSQPSELPPTSPSGAKYSPWFLLIVTVFVTCLITSNIIAVKLINVFGFVLTAGIVIFPISYICGDVLTEVYGYRQARRVIWLGFFCNLIATGTIWITLLLPSASFWDGQDAYARILGYTPRLLLASFFAYLIGEFANSFILAKMKIATRGRFLWARTIGSTLVGQALDSLVFVTLAFAGTIPPSELISAIVTQWLAKSIYEAAATPLTYWVVNFLKRQERVDTYDYNTRFNPLSLSE; encoded by the coding sequence ATGTCACCATCTGGTTCACAACCCAGCGAGTTGCCGCCAACTTCCCCATCTGGGGCTAAATATTCTCCTTGGTTTTTATTAATTGTTACGGTTTTTGTCACTTGTTTAATTACTTCCAATATTATCGCTGTCAAGCTGATTAATGTGTTTGGATTTGTGCTAACGGCAGGGATTGTAATTTTCCCAATTAGCTACATTTGCGGGGATGTTCTCACTGAAGTTTACGGCTACCGGCAAGCGCGACGGGTGATTTGGCTAGGCTTTTTCTGCAATCTGATCGCCACCGGCACGATTTGGATCACTTTGTTGTTGCCATCGGCATCATTTTGGGATGGACAAGATGCCTATGCACGCATTTTAGGTTACACGCCTCGACTGTTGCTAGCGTCATTCTTTGCTTATTTAATCGGTGAGTTTGCCAATTCTTTTATCTTAGCCAAAATGAAAATAGCAACCAGAGGGCGGTTTTTGTGGGCGCGAACCATTGGCTCAACACTGGTGGGGCAGGCATTAGACTCGCTGGTGTTTGTAACGCTGGCTTTTGCCGGCACAATCCCGCCTTCTGAGCTAATTTCGGCCATTGTTACCCAGTGGCTTGCTAAATCGATTTATGAGGCTGCTGCAACGCCTTTAACTTACTGGGTGGTGAATTTCCTCAAGCGGCAAGAGCGGGTAGATACCTATGATTACAATACGCGATTTAATCCACTGTCATTGTCGGAATAA
- a CDS encoding DUF5132 domain-containing protein, whose protein sequence is MLFGLDDLFEDFGLPALVVGVGAAILAPVLIPVGKPLAKSAIKGSIALYEKSKGVFAEVGEAFEDLVAESKAELADAQNQQDLKSAAIPTQAHPVTE, encoded by the coding sequence ATGTTATTTGGTTTAGACGATTTGTTTGAAGATTTTGGTCTTCCTGCACTTGTTGTCGGTGTCGGGGCGGCAATTTTAGCCCCTGTGTTGATTCCGGTTGGTAAGCCCTTAGCAAAATCAGCCATTAAAGGGAGTATTGCCCTTTATGAAAAAAGCAAGGGTGTATTTGCAGAAGTTGGAGAAGCTTTTGAGGATCTCGTCGCTGAATCTAAAGCAGAACTTGCTGACGCCCAAAATCAACAAGATTTGAAATCAGCCGCAATTCCAACTCAAGCCCATCCCGTAACTGAATGA
- a CDS encoding DUF5132 domain-containing protein, which translates to MAIKIGDLFEDFGPAGIAAGIGAVILLPVVAGFGKPLAKAAIKGGLAVYEKSKGALAEAGEVFEDLVAEAKAELADEETNGHIAVVETPHDSISTMHQG; encoded by the coding sequence ATGGCAATAAAGATCGGCGATCTGTTTGAAGATTTTGGCCCAGCCGGCATTGCAGCAGGCATCGGTGCGGTGATTTTGCTTCCAGTCGTAGCCGGTTTTGGGAAACCGCTAGCCAAAGCAGCGATCAAAGGTGGCCTTGCCGTTTATGAAAAGAGTAAAGGTGCTCTTGCCGAAGCCGGTGAAGTTTTTGAGGATTTAGTGGCAGAAGCAAAAGCTGAACTCGCTGACGAAGAGACAAATGGCCACATAGCCGTCGTTGAAACCCCACACGATAGCATCTCTACGATGCACCAAGGGTGA